A stretch of the Thalassotalea euphylliae genome encodes the following:
- a CDS encoding LamG domain-containing protein, whose amino-acid sequence MRYCFWLFTLLLSLVPISAKAAITCDAADSFEQVTFDNFSSDQGLWSRVDFNRTVSNWPNDSILNTGNGRESLTFNIRSNRLNIQGNDNEFGMVAYDFGSLGTDFARQFSITTNITSNASRPTNNDLGIVFGYQDERNYYLARWTKIGTSYRNNTSFPGTYRQLDLVKVAGGVPILLDSAPSTGTSAGNNFTMKVVVTSDGTGVCLGNAGGNNMSLVLSSNEIPSLQTTGLYSYDNDNDVRYDNFEVRCDDCVRLLANYRMDEQSWNGFAGEVADQTGNFSATAINGAVTSELLPALTGDPGTCRYGSFDGVNDYVELPSNFDNLQGSFTITAWINPSNLDRGSRIFIDDENNSDRGYGFSLGDPGNGRLRFYSRGVNPISVDTASSIPANTWTFVAAVHDSANKTRQIYVNGVAQQITGGSTINTYTGNWGTASGPASIGGETDGGETANRFTGDMDEVRVYRGALSGAQINNIFQERHPCPTSSLLAHYTFEQSDISGQIDDMSGGDNHATNIGGLLDTDSKFCRGFDSAGENASTAISNAFRSSLDIDEDVGARGTISFWFNSDINWNAGRERVLFDASCNGNPNCGSARDKYFVLEIAANGRLKFSFEDSRDRDFSFQESSSSSRTADTWYYVTATWNYPDDRFELYVDGNLRAGLNFNTNGQMSDLNQIVFGDNASNYARGDASNFPSTRSSQGRFDEVKIYNKVLTQAEIQADMLVGTDCVDDKRVFQIRHDGLGLTCEPEAIQIVACTNGDCTNIDSAITTDVTLAINGGLTRTISLTNGQSPALNNANRAEINYNQAGNATLSLNLGADNTFECGDLGGNTQSCDIAFATAGFVFDGIKNGTAGLPIQNVTLEAKQDNGSGQCQTLFANQNRTVDLALSYLTPNNQGSNPYTIGGKVIPDISSGYEDVNLSFDANGKATLPSNIHNDAGQVQLAARYIQPANLPTQPGFTLLGNSGAFWVKPHYINILVEKNDGSALDGTTADSLIRHVASTPFKVTFEAVNYGGSTTINYQPSNLQINLQRTGPTDAAAVEGILNLPALADITSGTPANVTNSVAQPLFSAGKYETSLAKYSEVGLVTLDVSDTNFGDQTPALIVDGGLWNANSLSETTAIDIGRFIPAYFIQTVKVDANAIPAIDNHGTLTSVEPQVNWVYSGQEDASGDGSIRYQQQPTITITAYNSDDEVTQNYIGDFMRLSQSKITIELPTEDSKNGKLSNTKLAISKAEIITNNQLFARIEKGEVDYELSTMDNFAYAHEENAEIPPFEPEFTMTVTRIEDDDGVTANSRQSITPKPFVNSSNETFSVRFGRLVIDNSFGPETSNLRQNIYVEFLNDSNVYQLNTDDSFTVLELTDLSLSNIDMPSLPSPATSVESLSTLTLSGGEFTDFSLLAPGANNQGQTNVIYESPTWLKYDWDETLIHDDNASAIATFGRYRGNDRIIYWREVN is encoded by the coding sequence ATGCGTTATTGTTTCTGGTTATTCACCTTGCTACTAAGCTTAGTGCCTATTTCCGCCAAAGCTGCCATTACTTGCGATGCAGCAGATAGCTTTGAACAAGTCACATTTGATAATTTTAGTAGTGATCAAGGGCTATGGAGTCGAGTCGACTTTAATCGCACGGTAAGTAACTGGCCGAATGATTCAATTCTCAACACCGGCAATGGGCGAGAGTCGCTAACGTTTAATATTCGCAGCAACCGTTTAAATATTCAGGGCAACGACAACGAATTTGGTATGGTTGCTTATGACTTTGGTTCATTAGGTACCGATTTTGCACGCCAATTTAGTATCACTACCAATATCACGTCTAATGCCTCCCGCCCAACAAACAACGACTTAGGTATTGTTTTTGGTTATCAAGACGAACGTAACTATTACTTAGCGCGTTGGACAAAAATTGGCACTAGCTACCGAAATAACACGTCATTTCCAGGTACGTACCGACAACTTGATTTAGTGAAAGTAGCCGGCGGCGTTCCAATCCTGCTCGATAGTGCGCCGAGCACAGGAACAAGTGCAGGCAACAATTTCACCATGAAAGTGGTGGTGACCAGTGATGGCACAGGCGTATGTTTAGGCAATGCAGGGGGCAACAATATGTCGCTCGTATTGTCTTCAAATGAGATTCCATCGCTACAAACAACGGGTCTATACTCCTACGACAACGATAATGACGTTCGTTATGACAATTTTGAAGTGCGCTGTGATGACTGTGTGCGACTGTTAGCAAACTATCGTATGGATGAGCAAAGTTGGAATGGCTTTGCGGGAGAAGTAGCCGATCAAACGGGTAACTTTAGTGCAACCGCTATTAATGGCGCGGTTACCAGTGAACTTCTACCAGCGTTAACTGGGGATCCTGGAACATGTCGCTATGGCAGTTTTGACGGGGTAAATGATTACGTAGAGTTGCCCAGTAATTTTGACAATTTGCAAGGCAGTTTTACGATTACCGCATGGATAAACCCTAGTAACTTAGACCGCGGCTCTCGTATCTTTATTGATGATGAAAACAACTCAGATAGAGGCTACGGTTTTAGCCTTGGCGACCCTGGCAATGGCCGGTTAAGATTCTACTCTCGTGGCGTAAATCCCATTAGCGTTGATACCGCGAGCTCAATTCCTGCTAATACTTGGACATTCGTTGCAGCGGTGCACGATAGTGCGAATAAAACTCGTCAGATTTATGTGAATGGGGTCGCTCAACAAATAACAGGTGGCAGCACCATTAATACCTACACCGGTAATTGGGGGACAGCATCCGGCCCAGCTTCAATTGGTGGTGAAACAGATGGCGGCGAAACGGCCAATCGCTTTACCGGTGATATGGATGAAGTCAGAGTGTATCGCGGCGCGTTATCAGGTGCGCAAATCAACAATATTTTTCAAGAAAGGCACCCATGTCCAACTAGTAGCTTACTCGCTCATTACACCTTTGAACAAAGTGACATATCGGGCCAAATTGATGATATGAGTGGCGGCGATAATCACGCAACCAACATTGGTGGCCTATTAGATACCGACAGTAAATTTTGTCGCGGCTTTGATTCAGCGGGCGAAAACGCAAGTACGGCGATTAGCAATGCCTTTCGTTCATCGCTAGATATCGACGAAGACGTTGGCGCGCGCGGTACCATCAGTTTTTGGTTCAATAGTGATATCAACTGGAATGCAGGTAGAGAGCGCGTACTATTTGATGCCTCATGTAATGGCAACCCTAATTGCGGCTCAGCGCGAGACAAGTATTTTGTTTTAGAAATTGCCGCTAATGGTCGCCTAAAATTCAGTTTTGAAGACTCCAGAGATAGAGACTTTTCATTTCAGGAATCAAGCTCAAGCTCTCGGACAGCAGATACTTGGTATTATGTGACAGCGACCTGGAACTACCCTGATGACAGATTTGAGCTCTACGTTGATGGTAACTTGCGTGCGGGTTTAAACTTTAATACCAATGGTCAAATGAGTGACCTTAATCAAATTGTCTTCGGTGACAATGCGTCGAATTATGCGCGTGGCGATGCAAGTAATTTCCCATCAACGCGATCTTCGCAAGGCCGTTTTGACGAAGTCAAAATATACAACAAAGTGCTTACTCAAGCAGAAATTCAAGCGGATATGTTGGTGGGTACCGATTGCGTGGATGACAAGCGTGTTTTCCAAATTCGTCATGACGGATTGGGGCTAACCTGTGAACCAGAGGCGATTCAAATTGTTGCCTGCACGAATGGCGATTGCACCAACATTGATAGCGCTATCACCACAGATGTCACTTTAGCAATTAACGGTGGCCTAACCCGTACGATATCACTTACTAATGGTCAAAGCCCTGCCTTAAATAATGCTAATCGCGCCGAGATAAATTACAACCAAGCAGGCAATGCAACGCTTAGTTTAAATTTAGGTGCAGACAATACCTTTGAGTGCGGTGACTTAGGTGGTAATACCCAAAGCTGTGATATCGCTTTTGCAACGGCTGGGTTTGTTTTTGATGGGATTAAAAATGGCACCGCAGGGTTACCGATTCAAAATGTTACGTTAGAAGCAAAGCAAGACAATGGTAGTGGCCAGTGTCAAACCTTATTCGCTAATCAAAATAGAACAGTAGACTTAGCGTTGAGTTATCTTACCCCGAACAATCAGGGTAGCAACCCGTACACTATTGGCGGCAAGGTTATACCTGATATCAGCAGTGGCTATGAAGATGTAAACCTTAGCTTTGACGCAAATGGCAAAGCAACCTTACCTAGTAATATTCATAACGATGCTGGCCAAGTGCAACTAGCAGCAAGGTATATACAGCCAGCCAATTTGCCAACGCAACCGGGCTTTACCTTATTGGGCAACTCTGGAGCTTTTTGGGTTAAACCGCATTACATTAATATCTTGGTAGAAAAAAATGATGGTAGTGCCTTAGATGGTACTACTGCCGATTCACTAATCAGGCATGTTGCGAGCACGCCATTTAAAGTTACGTTTGAGGCTGTCAATTACGGCGGTTCGACGACCATTAATTATCAACCGAGTAATTTACAAATAAACTTACAGAGAACAGGCCCAACTGATGCTGCCGCAGTAGAAGGTATTTTGAACCTTCCTGCTTTGGCTGACATAACTTCTGGGACGCCAGCTAATGTCACTAATTCTGTTGCTCAACCGCTGTTTTCCGCAGGAAAATACGAAACATCATTAGCAAAATACAGCGAAGTTGGTTTAGTAACACTTGATGTTTCTGATACCAACTTTGGCGATCAAACCCCCGCACTTATTGTTGATGGTGGGTTGTGGAATGCGAACAGCCTCAGCGAAACAACTGCCATAGATATTGGTCGTTTTATTCCTGCCTATTTTATTCAAACCGTGAAAGTAGATGCTAATGCTATACCTGCAATTGACAATCATGGAACCTTGACGTCAGTAGAGCCACAAGTGAACTGGGTGTATTCAGGTCAAGAAGATGCCAGTGGAGACGGCAGTATTAGATACCAGCAGCAGCCTACAATTACTATTACCGCTTACAACAGTGATGACGAAGTGACGCAAAATTATATCGGCGACTTTATGCGCTTATCGCAGTCAAAAATTACCATTGAGTTACCAACTGAAGATAGTAAAAATGGTAAACTAAGTAATACTAAATTGGCGATATCAAAGGCAGAGATTATTACGAATAATCAGCTATTTGCTCGAATTGAAAAGGGTGAAGTCGATTATGAACTCAGTACAATGGATAACTTTGCGTATGCTCACGAAGAGAATGCTGAAATCCCGCCATTTGAGCCAGAATTTACTATGACTGTAACCCGAATTGAAGATGATGATGGAGTTACGGCGAATAGTAGGCAAAGCATCACACCAAAACCGTTTGTGAATAGCTCAAACGAAACATTCAGCGTTAGGTTTGGCCGTTTGGTTATTGATAATAGCTTTGGGCCTGAAACAAGCAATCTAAGACAGAATATTTACGTTGAATTTCTTAACGATAGTAATGTCTACCAATTGAATACTGATGATAGTTTCACAGTGCTAGAACTTACTGACTTGTCGCTTTCTAATATTGATATGCCAAGCTTGCCCAGCCCTGCGACTAGTGTTGAGTCATTATCAACGCTCACATTGAGTGGCGGTGAATTTACAGATTTTTCACTTCTTGCCCCTGGCGCAAATAATCAGGGGCAAACTAATGTGATTTATGAAAGCCCTACATGGTTGAAATATGATTGGGACGAAACGCTCATACACGATGACAACGCCTCAGCGATTGCTACCTTTGGCCGCTACCGTGGTAATGATCGCATAATCTACTGGCGAGAAGTTAATTAA
- a CDS encoding pilus assembly PilX N-terminal domain-containing protein: MYLNYRLIRQRNSKYSLNKTKAKQHGSSLILAIFVLVVMLLLGTAMTRMIATSSQSVAYEVLGTRAYQAANVGAQQRLSMIFPVSASTQRCGVPDPVTNRSSDNTIPSVLNSLSSVGGLNGCRVSALSCNDFVVDGVTYYRITASGQCTAGEVQTLRTIEVEARSL, translated from the coding sequence ATGTACCTTAACTATCGCTTAATCCGTCAAAGAAATTCAAAATATTCCCTTAATAAAACTAAAGCTAAACAGCATGGTAGTTCACTTATTTTAGCGATTTTTGTGTTAGTGGTGATGTTGTTACTGGGTACAGCAATGACGCGTATGATAGCAACATCTTCTCAATCAGTTGCGTATGAAGTGTTAGGAACTCGCGCATACCAAGCTGCCAATGTGGGCGCACAACAGCGTTTATCAATGATCTTCCCTGTATCTGCCAGCACCCAACGTTGTGGTGTGCCAGATCCTGTAACCAACAGAAGCAGCGACAATACTATTCCAAGCGTGCTTAATAGCTTGAGTAGTGTAGGTGGTTTAAATGGCTGCCGTGTTAGTGCACTTAGCTGTAATGATTTTGTTGTTGATGGGGTCACTTATTATCGAATCACGGCAAGTGGGCAATGTACTGCTGGTGAAGTTCAAACCCTAAGAACCATTGAAGTAGAAGCGAGAAGTTTGTAA
- a CDS encoding type II secretion system protein, which translates to MLSRGRGFTLIEMVMVIVLLGITSVGIGSFIRLGSQAYAEVSARDELIASARFAVERLNRELRQALPNSIRANFSSVNVQCVEFMPIVASTIYQDIPVAPEPASDTLSIINFSGANNVNNNHSVAVYPINETDLYASNTRYIYPVDSVNIAANADTGTVELDVPTNVHFAEDSPTQRLYFISQSIRYCVENTELYRYEQVNNVLNRVLMAQNLQIPNNNPSDAIPDYAPFELATPSQFRNAITRADLRFNRGGEQVIFNNEVQVLNVP; encoded by the coding sequence ATGCTAAGTCGTGGCCGTGGTTTTACCTTGATTGAAATGGTCATGGTAATCGTATTATTAGGTATTACTTCTGTTGGTATTGGCAGTTTTATTCGCCTTGGTAGCCAAGCCTATGCTGAAGTTTCTGCGCGTGATGAATTGATAGCTAGCGCACGCTTTGCAGTTGAGCGTTTAAATCGAGAATTGCGACAGGCATTGCCAAACAGTATTCGAGCTAACTTTTCCAGCGTGAATGTGCAGTGTGTTGAGTTTATGCCGATTGTGGCAAGTACTATTTACCAAGACATTCCGGTAGCGCCAGAGCCCGCTAGTGATACCCTAAGCATTATCAATTTTAGCGGGGCTAACAATGTAAATAACAATCATAGTGTTGCTGTCTATCCGATAAATGAAACCGACTTGTATGCCAGTAATACTCGTTATATTTATCCTGTCGATAGTGTGAATATTGCAGCAAATGCTGATACAGGTACAGTTGAGCTTGATGTCCCGACAAATGTTCACTTTGCTGAAGATTCACCAACACAGCGCTTATATTTTATTAGTCAATCCATAAGGTATTGTGTTGAAAACACAGAGCTTTATCGCTATGAACAGGTCAACAATGTGCTAAATCGCGTATTAATGGCGCAAAACTTACAAATACCGAATAACAACCCTAGTGATGCCATTCCAGATTACGCACCATTTGAATTAGCAACGCCATCTCAATTTCGAAATGCAATTACACGTGCGGACCTCAGATTTAACCGTGGTGGCGAACAAGTGATCTTTAACAATGAAGTGCAGGTGTTGAATGTACCTTAA
- a CDS encoding type II secretion system protein, with amino-acid sequence MPSRRIHLSSTCLSSEQAGLQDNHKFNQLGKLQLKKTKGFTLIELIIGIVVLSISFSVITSLVIPTTVQSANQLHQIRAAELGQTVMNEILARSFDENSDHVGGIVRCSSSTCSSAGALGPDGVIPNQETRENYNDVDDFQCYDTSNPEQSFDLTCANLVNWGKAPYTSDIYRNFRVAINVFYDGNYDGINDNGYAVAKRIGVEVRAPDGEIIAFSTYKVNF; translated from the coding sequence ATGCCCAGTAGACGAATCCACTTATCTAGTACTTGCTTGTCTAGTGAGCAAGCTGGACTGCAGGACAATCATAAATTTAACCAATTAGGTAAACTTCAACTTAAAAAAACCAAGGGTTTTACCTTGATTGAGTTGATTATTGGCATTGTTGTGTTATCGATTTCTTTTTCTGTGATTACCAGCCTTGTTATTCCAACGACAGTACAAAGTGCTAATCAGTTACACCAAATACGCGCCGCTGAGCTTGGGCAAACTGTGATGAATGAAATACTGGCGCGCTCGTTTGATGAAAACTCTGATCATGTTGGGGGCATTGTGCGATGCAGTAGCAGCACATGCTCAAGCGCAGGCGCATTAGGGCCTGATGGTGTAATACCTAACCAAGAAACGCGTGAAAACTACAATGATGTTGATGATTTTCAATGCTACGACACGTCTAATCCTGAGCAGTCTTTTGACCTAACATGTGCAAATTTGGTTAACTGGGGTAAAGCGCCTTATACCTCGGATATCTATCGTAATTTTCGAGTGGCAATCAATGTTTTTTATGATGGCAACTACGACGGTATAAATGATAATGGCTATGCTGTCGCAAAGCGTATTGGTGTCGAAGTTAGAGCACCAGACGGAGAAATTATTGCGTTCTCAACCTACAAGGTAAACTTCTAA
- a CDS encoding type IV pilin protein has translation MDNNSLKITNCARRDTLSIDKSALPKSFSTLNAQVGFTLLELIVTIIIIGVLAATILPRFTGSDGFEEYSYRTQAIAILRNAQQRAMNQDASACNRILIDSTRLGIPDNANCNGFTSDFGDRDNDFTRLTELTASDNVTFSTSASNGLISFDKWGVPSCGNNCSIEIKGTETLTILIESQGYIHAQ, from the coding sequence GTGGACAATAATTCGTTGAAAATAACTAACTGCGCTAGGCGAGATACACTCTCTATCGATAAATCTGCATTACCTAAAAGTTTCAGCACACTTAACGCTCAAGTCGGTTTTACACTGCTAGAGTTGATTGTCACTATTATTATTATTGGCGTTTTAGCTGCAACTATCTTACCTCGCTTTACTGGCTCTGATGGCTTTGAAGAATATAGCTATCGCACCCAAGCTATCGCAATACTGCGTAATGCTCAGCAACGTGCGATGAATCAAGATGCTAGTGCGTGTAATCGCATTCTTATTGACAGCACGCGTTTAGGTATTCCTGATAATGCTAATTGTAATGGCTTTACGAGTGATTTTGGCGATCGCGACAATGACTTTACCCGCCTAACTGAACTTACTGCTAGTGACAATGTGACCTTCTCTACATCAGCATCTAATGGATTAATTAGTTTTGATAAATGGGGTGTACCCAGTTGCGGTAATAATTGCAGCATTGAGATAAAAGGCACTGAAACGCTGACTATTTTAATCGAATCTCAGGGGTATATTCATGCCCAGTAG